The following proteins come from a genomic window of Streptomyces liliiviolaceus:
- a CDS encoding PadR family transcriptional regulator — MSTRHILLGLLAGGPSHGYDLKRRHDERFPQARPLAYGQVYTTLQRLVRDGLAEVDGTDSDGGPERTLYRSTAEGAKELAGWTAEITPPAPFVTNEIFAKVVCAILAAAGPTSPTGPTPPADRTPPVDPARYLIAQRAAHMTRMRELTAVKTAPGADLATVLSADYALDHLDADLRWMTTTAARLTPLTAEVDPT, encoded by the coding sequence ATGAGCACCCGCCACATCCTGCTGGGGCTGCTCGCCGGAGGGCCGAGCCATGGCTACGACCTCAAGCGACGCCACGACGAACGTTTCCCGCAGGCCCGCCCACTGGCCTACGGCCAGGTCTACACGACCTTGCAGCGCCTGGTCCGCGACGGTCTCGCCGAGGTCGACGGGACCGACTCGGACGGCGGTCCGGAGCGGACCCTGTACCGGTCCACCGCCGAGGGCGCGAAGGAACTGGCCGGCTGGACGGCCGAGATCACCCCGCCCGCGCCCTTCGTGACGAACGAGATCTTCGCCAAGGTCGTCTGCGCGATCCTGGCCGCGGCCGGCCCGACGTCCCCGACCGGCCCGACACCCCCGGCCGATCGGACACCCCCGGTCGACCCGGCCCGCTACCTCATCGCCCAGCGCGCCGCGCACATGACCCGGATGAGGGAGCTCACGGCCGTCAAGACCGCGCCGGGCGCCGACCTCGCGACGGTCCTCTCGGCCGACTACGCCCTCGACCACCTCGACGCCGATCTGCGCTGGATGACCACCACCGCCGCCCGGCTCACCCCTTTGACCGCGGAGGTCGACCCGACATGA
- a CDS encoding ABC transporter ATP-binding protein: MSSTHTAAPILAARGLSKAHGGTRALRGARVDLRAGEILAVTGASGSGKSTLLHCLAGIVRPDEGSVVYAGQRLDRLPEERLSELRRTEFGVVFQFGQLIPELTALDNVALPLLLAGASRRAAHEQAGAWLERFGVRGQEALRPGEMSGGQAQRVSLARALVTEPKVVFADEPTGALDSLASEQVMTALVRTARETGTAVLLITHDAQVAAYADREVRLRDGAVSADVAALEATR, translated from the coding sequence ATGAGCAGTACGCACACGGCCGCGCCGATCCTGGCGGCCCGGGGCCTCTCCAAGGCGCACGGCGGGACCCGCGCCCTGCGCGGCGCCCGCGTCGACCTGCGCGCGGGCGAGATCCTCGCGGTGACCGGCGCCAGCGGCAGCGGAAAGTCCACGCTGCTCCACTGCCTCGCCGGGATCGTCCGCCCCGACGAGGGCTCGGTCGTCTACGCCGGGCAGCGCCTGGACCGACTCCCGGAGGAGCGGCTGAGCGAGTTGCGGCGTACGGAGTTCGGGGTGGTGTTCCAGTTCGGGCAGCTGATCCCCGAGCTGACGGCGCTCGACAACGTGGCACTGCCCCTGCTGCTCGCCGGAGCCTCCCGCAGGGCCGCCCACGAGCAGGCGGGCGCGTGGCTGGAGCGCTTCGGCGTACGCGGCCAGGAGGCGCTGCGGCCCGGCGAGATGAGCGGTGGCCAAGCCCAGCGGGTGTCGCTGGCGCGGGCGCTGGTGACGGAACCGAAGGTCGTCTTCGCCGACGAGCCCACCGGCGCGCTCGACTCCCTGGCGAGCGAGCAGGTGATGACGGCGCTCGTCCGTACGGCCCGGGAGACCGGCACGGCCGTGCTGCTGATCACGCACGACGCGCAGGTGGCGGCGTACGCGGACCGCGAGGTGCGGCTGCGCGACGGGGCCGTGTCCGCGGACGTGGCGGCCCTGGAGGCGACCCGATGA